Proteins encoded by one window of Procambarus clarkii isolate CNS0578487 chromosome 92, FALCON_Pclarkii_2.0, whole genome shotgun sequence:
- the LOC123775152 gene encoding solute carrier family 23 member 1 has product MARDESYGMVRPPLAKTRKQDEEPLRPDGMAHDLIYSIEDVPPWYLCLVYGFQHYLAMIGGTISKPIILASFLCLEEHNPARGALVSTIIFMSGVITLLQSTIGVRLPIIQGGNFAYVVPTVVLLTTSYEPCSALPLANFTSTEREELWQVRMRDIQGAITLSALFQVIIGFSGMVGVLLRWITPLTVVPTVTLVGLSLFDVASKEGSGHWGVCLLTVGLAIVFSQHMRDLNVPFPIYKRGKGLSTTYCQPFKTLSLLLAIIISWGLCALLTKYDVLPEGSPARTDRTGAMLDTTPWLRFPYPGQWGVPTVSVVGTVGMLAAVFSSIIESVGDYYACARVAGAPLPPTHAINRGIGVEGIGCMMAGLWGTGSGTTSYSGNIGVLSITKVGSRRVVQYSGIIMVVCGVVAKVGAMFVTIPGPVIGGIFIIKFSMITAVGISTLQHVDLTSSRNLFVLGFSIFFGLSLPKWLEMNPSAIKTGEPLLDQTLLVLLHTPMFLGGLLGLILDNTVPGTDEERGVARWRGQGVNTEEQQLEETRLTASCYQLPFGTSTINKAKWMRHVPFCPTFSGFSSWTAMTERLKKSLCQC; this is encoded by the exons ATGGCGAGGGATGAGAGCTACGGGATGGTTCGACCACCTTTGGCGAAGACCAGGAAGCAGGACGAGGAACCTCTTCGCCCCGACGGCATGGCTCACGACCTTATCTACTCCATAGAGGACGTCCCGCCCTGGTACCTGTGTCTGGTGTATGGCTTCCAG cactatttagccatgataggcgGCACCATCTCCAAGCCCATCATCCTGGCTTCGTTCTTGTGTCTGGAGGAGCACAACCCCGCGCGGGGCGCCCTCGTCTCCACCATCATCTTCATGTCCGGAGTCATCACCCTCCTCCAGTCCACCATCGGGGTCAG GCTACCCATCATCCAGGGCGGGAACTTCGCCTACGTGGTGCCGACGGTAGTGTTGCTGACGACGAGCTATGAGCCTTGTAGCGCCCTGCCGCTGGCCAACTTCACCTCCACGGAGAGGGAGGAGCTGTGGCAGGTCCGCATGAGGGACATCCAGGGCGCTATTACCCTCTCCGCCTTGTTTCAGGTCATAATTGGATTCTCAG GTATGGTGGGCGTACTGTTACGCTGGATCACGCCGCTGACGGTGGTGCCGACGGTGACGCTGGTGGGACTGTCGCTCTTCGACGTGGCCTCCAAGGAAGGCTCCGGCCACTGGGGCGTCTGTCTCCT GACTGTGGGCCTGGCTATTGTGTTCTCCCAGCACATGAGGGACCTGAATGTGCCCTTCCCCATCTACAAGAGAGGCAAGGGCCTTTCCACCACTTACTGTCAGCCCTTCAAAACACTTTCC CTGTTATTGGCTATCATCATATCGTGGGGATTATGCGCCCTTTTGACCAAGTATGACGTCCTGCCCGAGGGGTCTCCCGCCCGCACTGACAGgaccggtgccatgttggacacCACCCCTTGGCTCCGCTTCCCCTACCCTG GACAATGGGGCGTGCCCACGGTGAGTGTGGTGGGCACGGTGGGCATGCTGGCAGCGGTCTTCTCCTCCATCATAGAGAGCGTCGGGGACTACTACGCTTGTGCCAGGGTGGCAG GTGCGCCGCTGCCGCCAACACACGCCATCAACCGGGGCATAGGCGTGGAGGGCATTGGCTGCATGATGGCCGGTCTGTGGGGCACGGGCAGCGGCACCACCTCCTACTCCGGCAACATCGGCGTCCTCTCCATCACCAAG gtggggagccGGCGTGTGGTCCAGTACAGCGGGATCatcatggtggtgtgtggtgtggtggccaagGTGGGCGCCATGTTCGTCACTATCCCTGGACCCGTCATCGGCGGCATCTTCATCATAAAGTTCTCCATGATTACCGCCGTCGGCATCTCCACCCTCCAGCACGTCGACCTCACCTCCTCCAGGAACCTCTTCGTCCTCGGCTTCTCCATATTCTTCGGCCTCTCTCTGCCTAAG tggtTGGAGATGAACCCGTCCGCCATCAAGACCGGGGAGCCGCTGCTGGACCAGACCCTGCTGGTCCTCCTCCACACTCCCATGTTCCTCGGTGGTCTCCTGGGGCTCATCCTCGACAACACCGTCCCAG GTACGGACGAGGAGCGAGGTGTGGCCAGGTGGCGGGGGCAGGGTGTCAACACAGaggagcagcagctggaggagacCAGGCTCACAGCTTCCTGTTACCAGCTTCCCTTCGGAACCTCCACCATCAACAA AGCCAAATGGATGAGACACGTTCCCTTCTGCCCGACCTTCTCGGGCTTCTCCAGCTGGACGGCCATGACGGAGAGACTGAAGAAGTCGCTGTGTCAGTGCTAA